A genomic stretch from Tenrec ecaudatus isolate mTenEca1 chromosome X, mTenEca1.hap1, whole genome shotgun sequence includes:
- the LOC142433826 gene encoding putative MAGE domain-containing protein MAGEA13P → MVKRAMTQYGAHFPEIFQKACECMGLVFGISVKEVEPSSLSYVLVKTLDLTYEGMLSNDQGMPNTGLLILLLGMLFMEGNRVPEEKMWNVLKRIWIYPESPDFIYGEPKKLITRELVKEGYRYLEYQRVPNCDTPPHYEFLWGPRAYKETRKMKVLKFFDKINGTDARSFPTLYEEALRDEEKT, encoded by the coding sequence ATGGTGAAGAGAGCCATGACCCAGTATGGGGCTCACTTCCCGGAGATCTTCCAGAAAGCCTGTGAGTGCATGGGATTGGTCTTTGGCATCTCTGTGAAGGAAGTTGAGCCGTCAAGCCTCTCATATGTCCTTGTCAAAACGCTAGACCTCACCTACGAAGGAATGCTGAGTAATGACCAGGGTATGCCCAACACCGGCCTCCTGATTCTTCTCCTGGGTATGCTCTTCATGGAGGGCAACcgtgtccctgaggagaagatgTGGAATGTGCTGAAAAGAATCTGGATATATCCTGAAAGCCCAGATTTCATCTATGGGGAACCCAAGAAGTTAATCACCAGAGAATTGGTGAAAGAAGGATACCGATACCTGGAGTACCAGCGGGTACCCAACTGTGATACCCCCCCCCACTATGAATTCCTGTGGGGTCCAAGAGCCTACAAAGAAACCAGGAAGATGAAAGTTCTGAAGTTTTTTGACAAGattaatgggactgatgccaggtCCTTCCCAACCTTGTATGAAGAGGCCttgagagatgaagaaaaaacctAA